The DNA window CCGGCTGCCGCGCCGATGATGATTAAAATGATAATAATTGGTACTATTCTGTGTTTCATGGTTTACCTCTAACAAGTTTCAATTCACAATTAATAATTCACAATTCACCATTAACAATTATCGTCCCATTGTTTTTTCTGCCTCGCGGGCGCTGGAGATGAAAACGTCTTCCAGCGAGGGGGCGATTCGCTCTACTGAGGTGACAGTTAGGCCATGCTCGGTGAGGGTCTTTTCAATCAAGGGAATGTGTTCTGCCGGATTGTTGGTAACCACGTGGATGAGCGCGCCATACAGCGCCACCTCTTCAAAAACATTGAGTTCTCGCAGCAGGGGCACCGCCTGGCTGGCATCGTCGCAATCAATTTCGATCACGTCGCCGTGCATCTGTTCCACCTTGATCACTGCGGGCGAGCCTTTGGCCACCAGGTTGCCGCGTTGAATAAAAACAAGGTTTTGACAGTGTTCGGCCTCGTCCATGTAGTGGGTGGTCACCAGGATGGTGGTGCCTTCTTCGGCCAACTCGTAGATCAATTCCCAGAAAGCGCGGCGCGAGATAGGATCAACCCCGGCAGTCGGCTCGTCAAGGAACAGTACTTCCGGCTCGTGGATGATGGCCACGCCCAGGGCCAGGCGCTGTTTCCAACCGCCGGACAG is part of the Anaerolineae bacterium genome and encodes:
- a CDS encoding ABC transporter ATP-binding protein — protein: LSGGWKQRLALGVAIIHEPEVLFLDEPTAGVDPISRRAFWELIYELAEEGTTILVTTHYMDEAEHCQNLVFIQRGNLVAKGSPAVIKVEQMHGDVIEIDCDDASQAVPLLRELNVFEEVALYGALIHVVTNNPAEHIPLIEKTLTEHGLTVTSVERIAPSLEDVFISSAREAEKTMGR